The DNA window GCACTGTTAGcccattgaaacaaaaataaacttgAATTCTGTGGAACCACGAAAGTAAAATTCTATTGTCGTATAAGCTTTTATGAACTACAGCCTTCTTCAGTGCAGTGCATGGGTCATCTCAGAGCAGAATTAAAGGGCTGAGAAATATAGTTACATAACATTTAAATCTAATCAATAAAAACATAATGACCAGTAAGTGTTTATGCTAATAGTTAGCACCTGTAAAGGAAAAAATCATCTAAGACAATAGACTCCCAGGAAAGCTTATGCTGGAGTAAATTGCTGTTAGCCTTTCAGGTGTTAGACTGGTGTTGACTTTGACTCATCTTGATTCTTTCTTTACTCCAAGTTTACACTAGGTGGCATACAAGGAGAGCCCAAAGCAGGCAAAGTTGAGCTGGTTAAATTAATGCTGGTATTCGCTGTGTTTGACTTCCTTTAGATCTAGGTATTTATGTGTTTGCTTTCTTATGTCTGTACAGGATGAAATGCCCTCTGGCCAGCACAAACAAAAGATTTCTTATCAATACTATTAAGAACACATTACAGTCTGCAAAAGAGCCAGACCAGGATGAGAAGCATACGGAAAATGACAAGGAATCTGAGCCAAGTCTGAGcagggaagaaacaaaaccaaagaaATACAGAATGCACCCTTACACGCCTAGTTTCCGGGCCAGGAAAAGAGTTAGCTATTCGCCTCCTAGACGTCAGAATGGGAACCGGCACACACGGGAGAAGTATGAAAAGCAGTCAGGCAAATGATGAAGAACATGTACTATGTTAAGGCAGGAGTGTCATTAAAGACTGAGTGATAGACATGTTCATCTGAAGCTGACATGTAAAAAGAAAGTGAGAGTGTGTATTTactgttttttctcccttcctaATAACACTCTCCTTTGGTGGCTGTATCGCAAGTATGTGTGAACAATACCATCCTAAGTAAAATTAACACATTTCTACGTTCTTAGAAGTTAAGGAGCTTTAGGAGGAACTAActaataggattgcactgttaagaaaCGTCACCTTTCGATTAACATAGATAAATTAGCAGTGTGTATATACCAAGTTGTTTTGcaacatcttttaaaatttttttcctAAACCCTCTTTGGTTTTAAAGAGTTTCTGTTCTATGGGTAAAGAAAGCTGAAAGCCTTTGTATAACTGAGCAGGGGAGAGAAAACTGCCTGAAAATGGATGATGTAAGTGTCAAAGTTTCCAAATTAATTTAACTTGCTATAGATTTGTTTAATTTCTAGTATTTGTTTATAGCTGAAGGCATTTGTCCTAATCCAGTTCATTAGCTTGGATCCTACTGAACACTAACACTGGTGGAAGGTATTTGGTCAGTggaggatggcatttttgcctcCCACCACAGTCCAAAATCCCCCCTGGGACAGGTTCTGCCATGGAGATGAGAAATCAACAAAAATCAGCTCCTCCTTTGCATCAGCAGACATCTCTGTGGGATCGAGCCCACTATTTCGTGAGCATAGAATATTCCCTAACATTGTGGTGAATGAAGGCAACCTCTGTTTGACTTAAGGTTCTGTTTGCTCATTACAACTTCGTAAAACTTTGGATCACAGACACCGTATAGACCTGGAATATGAACCTGGCTCTTCCCGTTGTGCAATAAATGAACCATCTTGTAAAAGCAACAACTGTATGGCTTTTTTCTCTGCCGAaaagctatttggtgaagaatgccagttttgaaaattaaGGTTTGCCAATCAAACATCTGATTACGAAATAACAGGAAGTTGCCTCTTGCGTTTAGATTGCTGTTACGATAGAGTTGTATCGTCGAGTTATAAATGCTTCTCTTCTGGTAATTAATGTTTGTTATTCCTTTGCTCTGTGGAACCATCCATTGATATTTACAGACTTTAGACATGGTTATCTGGTGAGTGTGTGATTATTTTCAGTGAGTTAACATTAAATTTGAACTGTGCAACTGAAAATGTGTCTAGTATCTTTCCGCAAATTAGACAGGTTTGGAGGAGTGGCTGACACAATCTCTTACCAACAAAAATGCACATGGTTTTGGGTTACTAAATATCCAGTGGAGGTACAGCAGATAGCTGTTTTGTAAATCCTTCCAGGAGATGTGGGGGCTTTGCTTCAAAATTCTtgattaaaaattttttttttacatatagaTGTGATGTGAATCGTTAATCTGGTACTGGTAACAAATGGACCGCCGTGACgtctcttttaaaaaagcctgGTGTCTTGCACTGATTACATTTAATTGTAAGAATTGTATTTTTGAATGACTATATATATCATATGGGGGTACAAATACATTAGTTATTTTATGGTGAATTTTACGTTCTTTATATCTTCCTGATCTCGGCACTGATTAAGAGAAGACAGTGCCATCCTCAGCCAGTCTTCTTGGTTTCCTGTAATACGGCCTTCTTTCAGGAAACGGTTCTTAGGTTTTCATTGAGTATCTCTTATATGCTGGTTACATAATTAATTGCTCAAAGGcagtgtgagagccagcatgttgtggTGGTTGAAGTGTTGTACtaactaggatcttggagatccaggttcaaaattATACTCTGACAGGGCAGCTTGCTGGATTACCTTGTTTCAGTTGCAATCACTCAGCCTAACTCATCTGAAAGGGTGGTTGacaggataaaagggaggagaggagaggttcCTATTGTCAGGACTGCGTCTCCCAGAATCCACCAGTCCCTGCTGATACTCTGGGGCGGGAAAACAGACTGCACACACTTACACGAACTCGGATTTAcagaaaaggaacgaactttattgatttgtgtcactctagctacagggtgctggaactgagggttctcgCCCTCAGTTCCAGTAGATATGCGGTTTTCAAATGGGCAGTCTGTGACTGCAATTGGTCCGTTTTCCCACCCTTTAGTATCGGCGAGGACTGGTGGAGTCTGGGAGACGTAGTCCTGACAcctatttggagggggggggggatgtaaatgaagtaaaatacaaTACTTATCTTGTTTCTTCCTTATGCCTTAACCTTTGGTTTAGCTTCTCTATATGAATAGCCCATCATTattacttttttcccttttatgctTTGATTTCTTCAAGCAGCAGAATTTTGGGGTGGGACGGGTCAGTGGTACAGCCCTATTAATACAGGCACCTGCCATTCCTATCTATAATGAATCTATGGATGTAGATGACTTTTGGTGTTGATTCTGTAGTTTTAAGTTTACTTTAACTAATTCACccgttaaaatataaaatacctTAAGTGGGACCAAAAGTTGGGCTCATAGATAACCCAGATAATTTTTTAACCAAATCATCTTCCTCTGCTCTGAAATGCAGATTCACTCAACATCCATGCTACTGAATCATCCCAATCACATGACGTTTCCCCTGTATCCAAAGAAGATGCTGATTGAAGTCATGGGACATCATACTTTgtgtggaggagggaaggagaactATTACACTTTACCAAGGAACTTCCTAATATGTTGTTTAAATGTTGAGGTGGGCAGCAATATATTGGCACCCCACAACTGGCAGCACCTCCCTCAAAATTACTAGCAgtggcagggacctccaggaagcagaagctgggagaaactgcagagaaatgacAGGAAAGTCTGAGTGGCAAGAGCAAATCTCAACAGTTCCAGGCAAAACAGGAGATTGCATAGCTCTAGCCAGGCTGAAATCAGCAGTCTTTTGCAGCCTTAGATAATGGGGTGTGGTAACACAGCCTCAACCAGGCTgtaatcaaggaggagggccaggaaagctgaacAGCCAGTCCCAGGCCGGCAAGGCATGACAGACAGCTCACCAGCTACTAGAAGGCAGGGATCTCCCAGGAgagagggaacctcctgagagggataaaaggaggaagaggttgatgtggtgctgggattcaaatttGCACAAGTGCTATTAACTGCCTGGTAAAAGTAAACAGCTTATGAACAGAATCCAGTTCGTGTTTTGTTTGATCCAAAAGGGTATCCAAGCACCCATGAGGCGAAGGTGGCCTACCCTGCAAAGGTGGCTGGCAGAGGAGGGACTCACAAACATCTAAAATTCTCAGTCAATAACAAGAATCAAATCAGCCTATATTGTCATCTGATAGGAAAGGTCGAGTTTTGTTTAAAGGGATGGTAGGAAAACGATTAGGATAAATTCAATATGTATATgcaggggctgatagagtttTGACTCCCAAGCAGGTTGCTTACATGGGATTATTTCCCGCCTTCTCAGCAACAGGCCATTTTGGAGATGTTGGCGTGGCCATGGGATTCTGGAGATGTTGGCGTGGCCATGGGATCATTTAATCAGTGAGGACTGATTCCATCTTTTGCATACAGCCTGAGTCAGCCTGGCTTCCAGGAAACATGCATTCCCTTGCGTGTCTTTTATGCCCTGTGGCAAAAATGATGGCCAAAGAATTGTACacattattttaatatttctccccacctttctgccctttccCCCACCTTTCTGGCCTCATAAAACCGCTGAAGCGGTTAtaagaaatataaaatatacaaattGAAATCTTTTCTTAACTATAAGCTAAGATATAATACCAATCGATCAACAACAGAAGTTAAATCAAATTATATAACCGTAAGTACTGCTTTAACTCAGCTCATGAAAAGTGAGCTCTAGAAAATGATAGAAAGCTCTAGAAAATgatagaaaggaagaaaagcaaaactatatattacattatttatttatttatttattataactTGAATCTACAGAcgctatcagaaaaaaaaaacactttaatttCCTTTTGTCCTTTTAAGATATTGGTCAAATGATCTCCATGTTGCTTCATTTCGTGATACCGGTAGATCTTTTAGGTAGGTAGGAAGTTTGTCAGCGTTTCTGAATTCTATTAGCGAGTCCAATCAGTCTCTGCAGTTTGGTACCTCCTTATATTTCCACTTTTTTGCCAGCTGGATTCTTCCTGCCATAGAAAGATATAAAAACagattaacatttttttcctggtaggTTGCCCTGAAAACCAGAGTGTAAAATGAATACAAAAGCTAGAACAATCATTAAAACATTGGAGGAGAAAGAAGTAATCACTGTGTTAAAACattgggggaggaaggagaaatcTTCCTCTGATGTTGAAGACAGCACCAAAAGAGGACAGGTAAATCTCCCTAGGaacagttccagagttttggtgccactactGAGAAAACCATCTCCAGGTTTGCCACACACCTATTCTCAAAAGGTGTGAGCACCCAAAGTGGTGTGAGCACCCAAAAGGTGTGAGCACCCAAAGATGATAGCAGTTGCTGAGTAGTCTCAGGAGGGAGTAAGCAGCTTTTCCaatatgttggtcccaaacaatTTAGGAGCTTAGGTAAatgtcagcaccttgaattgtgccctaAAATAAGTcagaagccagtgtagatgaaGTAATATGGTCCTAATGATCCACTCCAGTcagcatcctggctgcagcattctgtatcaaCTGAAGGTTTGAAACACTTTTGAAGGGCAGCCTCATGTAGAGCACATTAAGAATTCCACAATCAAAACTGTCAACAGGATTATTAAAAAGCATTCCACAAGCATTCCACAAAAGAATTCCACAATCAAAACTGTCAACATTGTCAGGATTATTAAAAAGCAGCCATCGGAGGAATGATGTATTTGAATTAAATCCATAGCACTGGGGAAGGGAAGTTAATTCCTTTATGCCTTTTCTATTAGAAAAAACCCTCCTCAAACTGCTTTGAATGGTAGGAAAGAAATAAGATGGCGACCTGTACTGTGTCAGCTGTTTAGGCCTTCCGCAGCTAAGagcacttttttggggggaaagaggaaaagaagaagaacccTCCCCTCCGCCACTCGTGCTGGGACCTTGATCCAAATAACTGCCTTGTCCTCTCCTgcactttctttttaatattaaaGAAAACATTGGGAAATGGAATCCAGTATCTTCTACTGAATTAGTAGTTTGGCCCACTATGGGGAATTACATAATTTTAAGGTGgatgaaattgttcaagactgctataaaattatgcttggggtagaaactgttgacagagagaattttttctctctttctcacaatactagaaccagggggcattcattgaaaatgctggggggaagaattaggactaataaaaggaaacacttcttcacgcaacgtgtgattggtgtttggaatatgctgccacaggagatggtgatggccattcacctggatagctttaaaaggggcttggacagatttatggaggagaagtcgatctatggctaccaatcttgatcctccttgatctgagattgcaaatgccttagcagaccaggtgctcgggagcagcagcagcagaaggccattgctttcacatcctgcatgtgagctcccaaaggtacctggtgggccactgcgagtagcagagtgctggaccaggtggactctggtctgatccagcagggtctttcttatgttccatcatcaacaaaagggagactgcaaccaagaaatcaggagattgaTACTGGGAAGGGCTaccatgaaagagctagaaaagattctcaagtgtaaagatgtgttgccatcaagatcaagttaattcatgccacagtattttCCATTACCATTTATGGGTGTGGAAACTAGTCAGTGTTAAAGctggacaggaagaaagttgattaatttgaagTGTGGTGTTGGAGAAAAGATTTAAGGATACCATGGatggccaaaaagacaaataactcATAAATTGATCGCTCCTAAATTGTTTGGgaccaaataagtgggttctagatcaaatcaagcatgACCAGCcccttgaagctaaaatgactgttATAAAATGACTATTATACTTTGGTCACGTTATGAGAAAGTAAGACTCACTGGAacagacagtaatgctaggaaaagttgaaggcagcattaAAAGAGGAACACATGAGTTGGATTGACTTGttcaaggaagccacggccttcggtttgcaagatctgagccaGGTTGTTAACCACtggatgttttggaagtcattaattcatagggttgccattaattcatagagttgaaaggaaaTTAATGGCCTTTAACATATTGCAATTTTATTCAAAATCCACACATATCTAACCATTATCTCAAACAGAGAATGGACTGATGTTTCCAGTTCTGGTTGGAGTTCTAACCAGTTTCTTCTCAAGGTGGTACGGGTGTGCAACATCTTATAGCTACCACTCATAAAATGCCCTCAATATCCCTTCTTGCCCTCAATGTCCCTTCTTGCCACTAATGACCACTGAGGATGGGAAAATAATTTCCACCAGTAGTATGTCCCTTCTTGCCATTAATGACCACTGAGGATGGGAAAATAATTTCCACCAGGAGTATGTCCCTTCTTGTCATTAATGACCACTGAGGATAGGAAAATAATTTCCACCAGCAGTATGTCCCTTCTTGCCATTAATGACCACTGAGGATGGGAAAATAATTTCTACCAGTAGTATGTCCCTTCTTGCCATTAATGACCACTGAGGATGGGAAAATAATTTCCACCAGCAGTATGTCCCTTCTTGCCATTAATGACCACTGAGGATGGGAAAATAATTTCCACCAGTAGTATGTCCCTTCTTGTCATTAATGACCACTGAGGATGGCAAAATAATTTCCACCAGTAGTATGTTTGTGTATCACGTTCAAAATGAGCAAGACTCGCAATGTGGTGAAAATTTTTGTTTGCTAAATCAGGAATACATATTATTCATAAACCACAATCCATTGACTCCAGAGACAATTTGGTAAGATTCAAGAAGCATAAATTGGTTGCAGCCATTgaatttaattattattgttgATTCCATAACTTTTTCATATACTTAGGAATGGAATAAGTAGCATTAGAGTTCACAAAGGTACATGTTCAGAACTAAAGATCTATTGTGTGAAGAAACACGGCTGCATTGAAAACAGAAGAggccattaaagataaaaaaatatCCTCATCAAGTTGCCATTTCCCATTCCTTCTATAAATATATTTCATCTTATCCATGGATTTGTATGTAGAGAGACGGGAGGAAGTCGGGAGGGCCAAGGGGGAAAACAGAGAGTGGAGAAAACTGTGTCTCAAAGCAAATAGAATATCGTTCCATTTGTATGTGTCTGTCCGGGCCGTCAAAAAGAATCTCCAGGCAGGTGGTTGAATTCACAGACTTTTGAGAAGGGGTGCGTTGGTTCTAGGAATACACTAGTTAAGGAAGGGGGGAGGCTGTCGGTGAAACCCTGACAACATCAGCTGCTTGCAGAAAGGCAAGCTAATCACAGTGACTTTTTTGCAGCTGTCAAAGCAATAAGTTAAATGAGTCTCGGAGCGAAACGGTCTCCGCAGTGGAACTCTAAATAGAAGAGACTGAACTATAGAACTATCCTCCTCGCCCTGGGTAATGCACCGTTTGGGGGCTGACTGGGTGGTCTTAAGTCCATTGCCTCAGTGGCTAGGAGGGGTGATACCAATCAAGGCCTCCGCAGCTGAGACCCCGAGTGACCTGCATGggcgggtttttttttcctggcaggccCCCCGATTCGCTCATTTGTGTGTGGGATGCTTTTTCTGCCACTTTATTTATGGGATTACATAAATGAGccattaaaaatgtaaatcttCAGATGGGCTGAATGAGAAAGATTTAAACAATCAAGCGCAGGGCGGTACAGTACAAGAAACTGCCCCCTGAACCGGTTGTGCCGCACAGCGATGGGTATAATGGGAGGTTAAGGGAAAGAGTAAGAGACGAAGTCGGGAGGAAAACAAACCATCTCGCCATTGTATCTCTTGCTGGCACTAGGGAAAGATTAGGGTTTGGTgggttttcccctttcttttaaaaatgtgttcgaACAACAATGATGAGCTATTATAAGGGACAAAAGGAagcccttcctttcctccccctctgcCCAGTGCAGGTGTCAATACAATCAAGCTCCAACACAGAACAgagttgggaaaaaaatgaagattattccatttccccccacaaagcATTTAACTCTTTAATATTTATTGCAAGTGACAGCATTCCCATCTATAGGCGCAAAATAAACACAGCTATTTCAAAGCGGCTCTGCTCTCTGTTACTCTCACCTTTGATACAGGGCGTTGCTTAGGTTTTTCCCAACTACATCCAGCTCCTGAATCCATTACTGGGACTAATTTCAGTAGTTTGATTTTATTAAAACCAAGTTTAATAGCCAAATGTTGAATAGCCGGAAAGTACTCATGGTCTCTGTCGCCTCTGGACAGTGCATATAGATTTATACGTATACATTTTGCACCACACTTTAACCAAGCATggataatatttaaaacatatgaaaaagtttgttcttgttcttgcaaCTGGTTCTCAAGGGATTAGATATTTACATACACACCTGCTATTATATTCGTGCATATGCATCCTGAAGAATGCAGATATTTGCAGCCGTCAATTTCATAGGCAATAAGTAGGACCCATAAGTAGAACTTCAAGCCCAAAGTAAGCGTACCGCAATGTGTTCTCAAAGCGAGTAATTCTGGATATGCTGTACTTGTTGCACAAGGCCCGCAAGAACAAATTGCCATTTAACACCACTGCAACATCTGCAAAGTTGAATGCCAGTGTGGAACAGCTAGCATGCAGCCAGTGgcaaagagaaacaaacaaattctAAAATAAATAGACATCTTCCAGGTTTGTTGGAATCAGTGGGTTTAACTGCTCAAGATTGCACAGTTAGTCCCCTAACTATGAATATGAGTGGTTTTCCATAGGGCCATTTGAATCAGAGGATGTGTGTACCGTAATCTCATCATAACACCTGttaccaaccctcccccccaccccggaatatacacacacacacacacacacacacacacacacacacacacatgttaacGCAGCAGGGACATTACTGCAATTCCCTCATTTCATACATCTTTGGTGAAGAGAGATTTCCACACTCCTTCTATTAGCTTTTGAATACTGAAGAAGTTCCTGATGGGTGGGTGACTGGCCAAGACCAAGCCAAATTTCAGCAGCACCACACAGAGATAGCAACAGGTGATTAACAACAGGCTGTCTCTTCCCAGGCTGCTGTTGCTCAAGCCAGAAACATGCAGTCCCTGCAACACAGTTTGAAACCAGAAGAGGCAGTGGACAAGTCTCTGCCATTCATGCTGTTGTCACTGGCTCAACTTCCTCCTGGGCTACTTTCAACCGTCCCATCAATCTTGATAACCATCTCTTCCCCACTTATGAAACACAAATAAAGATATTGCACAATTTAACTTCCATGACCATTGCAGCAGAAGAAAGTAATGTATATTGTCATCCTCTGAAGACATGGcagaaaattggggagggggtatttatttatctatttataacTCACTTTTCCCCTTGGTTGGACatccagagtggcttacaataaatCTATCCTGAACCACATGAGAAGAATCAACTCCATTTCATTTGCAGTGTGAAAGTTTTGCTACATTGCTAGCAGAATACAGAGATCTTTGGTGTTATGTAAAATAGCTGATTAACTActtgttaacaacaacaacagcagcaaaatcCTTATTAGGCattaaatggaataaatataaaatgagTTTGAAATTAGCTGCATTAAAACAAGATACAGAGTGAACATGAAGTAGAAATTGGTATCACTAGAGTAACATGTCACGCATCTTAAGAACTTGCTATAAGAAAATTGCAATGGTTTCTATGTCCTTGTGATGGCCATAATCCAGCAATTGTACCATCTTTAAATTACAAAAATTCATTTGCTTAGAGTCAGACTCAAGGGCAGGAACATTGAATATTGGAGGCAAATAAAGAGGATATGTACAAGAGTTTCAGGCGTTTTTGGACAATATTCTATAATCGGCCCTAGAACAGAGCGGAGGGGAGTGCATTACATCTGGCCCTACTACTACTTGCTAACATTATTACTGTATTTGCAGTTCAGTGTTCTTTGTTGGTCTATGACTGTATCTAATAAAGTTCATTAACCCTTTGGACCAAATTCCACCACTTGCACCCTGTACAATTCTAGCCATGTTTCTAAATTCAGGGCCTGATCGGTAAACCCCTAAACTGACATTGCATCAATATGATATGGATGTTATATTTAGCCATGATGGGGAAAAATGTCTACATATAATGCTTCCATATAAGATATGCTTCCATATAAGAAATGTGCttctcaataataataatatgggtaGAACAGATTAACAAATTGCACTGTTCATTCTGTCAAGTTCAGTAATAGCTGATTTACCCATTTAGCTACTTAACTTATAAATTCAGATCTGTCAATCATCAAACTAAAAGTAAAGTTTAAAAATACAACTAGTTTAATTGCAATAATTACATTATAAGTATTTTTAGACTTAGGTGGAAGTTCACCTATACTTTTAAAAGGAGCTGAACTATGGAGTTCTGCTTCAGAAAGGGGTCAGCAACGTTTGCATCCAGATTACCATTTGTCTTCTAGGACAAATTCAAGAATTTGTATTTCAGAATGGCATCCTGTTACTTATGGATGGAAATTTCAGGTATCATTCATGCCAATTATATTGTGATATTTTCAGCCTACACAATGGCACTGTCGTCCTACACAAGGTATGTACAAGTCGCCCCTATCCATAGAACTACAACATGACCTTGGAAACTGGATTCCAGTTTCCTTTGAATTCAATTTCCTAGGGCTCCAGTGGTTAAAGGCACTTTGCGCTCTGCATCATAGCAATATGTGCACACATGTATTTATCCATGTACttatccatatatatatacttgaattagctgaggtttgttttgagtcaatgggAGTCGGGGAGACAGTGGGCCAATAGCACGCTACCATCAGGGTTGTAACATTATGCCACCGCCTCCCTTATCATACCTCCATGAGTAACACAATCTAGTCGTGATCTTGATCGCATGTACTTGAACATTTCCAAAA is part of the Sphaerodactylus townsendi isolate TG3544 linkage group LG04, MPM_Stown_v2.3, whole genome shotgun sequence genome and encodes:
- the POLR1D gene encoding protein POLR1D: MAEDLELERKAVEELLKEAKRGKTRAETMGPMGWMKCPLASTNKRFLINTIKNTLQSAKEPDQDEKHTENDKESEPSLSREETKPKKYRMHPYTPSFRARKRVSYSPPRRQNGNRHTREKYEKQSGK